From the genome of Rhodothermales bacterium:
GGTAGCCGAAGTGTCCGGCGGCATCCAACGCCTCGTCGATCGTCGCGCAGCAACGAAATGCCGGCGTCGGCAGGCCGGCGGCGGCCAGCGTACGTTTCTGGAGCCCCTTGTCGCGCACGAGTCGTAGCGTCTCGGGCGGCGGCCACAGCCTGTCGTCCGAAACAATCCCCTGCAGCCCCTCCAGCGGCGCCCACTCGCTTTCGACCGTCACGACATCGCATCCGTCGGCAAATCGGGCCAGCACGTCGGGGTCCTGCCAGTCGCCAACGATCGGTTCTCCGAGGCCATCCATGGAGCCCGAGGGCTCCGGAGAGAGGAAGCGGATCTGGCAGCCCATGCGCAGGCCGGCGAGCGCCAGCATACGGCCCAGCTGGCCGCCTCCCAGAATGCCGATACGTGGAAAACGCGAAGCAGCCATGCGCTCGATCAGGACCGGCTGCCCAGGATCTCTTCGAGCTCCGCCTCGTCCTGGACGAGCACCTGGCGCGCCTTCGACCCTTCGAACGGTCCGACGATGCCGGCGCGTTCGAGCTGGTCGACGATGCGGGCGGAGCGGGTATAGCCGATCGAGAGTTTCCGCTGGAGC
Proteins encoded in this window:
- a CDS encoding ATP-grasp domain-containing protein; the encoded protein is MAASRFPRIGILGGGQLGRMLALAGLRMGCQIRFLSPEPSGSMDGLGEPIVGDWQDPDVLARFADGCDVVTVESEWAPLEGLQGIVSDDRLWPPPETLRLVRDKGLQKRTLAAAGLPTPAFRCCATIDEALDAAGHFGYPALLKRYRGSYDGYGNATVRHPDELRAAWPRLAEDDGLLVEAWA